Proteins co-encoded in one Saprospira grandis genomic window:
- a CDS encoding FtsW/RodA/SpoVE family cell cycle protein: MSSSMSVFQKRIAALLQGDQIIWLVLGLLGIISILTVYSSAEVLANRNGVGTESFLVKHIMLLIASVVVMYIAHLIHYKRYARWSTIMLVLSVLMLLFTMFFGTELNGASRWIKIPFVGITFQTSDFAKISLILYVARTISLLQEKKGSLLELVLPVLLVCVLIAPSDLSSALVLFFTCILLMFIGRVEIRSLISLVMLGVGLFAMLVILSDFVDWIRVDTWVSRLRSFMDGSGSGDVFQVEQAKMAIARGGFFGVGPGNGVQAHFLPHSYSDYIYCIIIEEYGIIGGIFVVALYLALLYRTIRMVHRSPKTFGAMLAFGLCASMVIQAFAHMAVNVNLMPVTGLTLPFVSMGGTSLMFTGLSFGVMLSVSRNIEKNQPKKEAKEEAA, from the coding sequence ATGAGCTCTAGCATGAGTGTTTTTCAAAAGCGAATTGCCGCCCTTTTGCAAGGGGATCAAATCATTTGGTTGGTCCTTGGCCTTTTGGGCATTATTTCTATCCTTACCGTTTATAGCTCGGCAGAAGTACTAGCCAACCGAAACGGCGTGGGCACCGAGTCTTTTCTCGTCAAGCATATTATGCTGCTCATCGCTTCGGTGGTGGTCATGTATATTGCCCATTTGATTCACTATAAACGCTATGCCCGCTGGTCCACAATTATGCTGGTCCTCTCGGTCCTGATGCTTCTCTTTACCATGTTTTTTGGGACAGAACTGAACGGGGCCTCCCGCTGGATTAAGATTCCTTTTGTCGGCATTACTTTCCAAACCTCCGATTTTGCCAAGATTTCACTCATTTTATATGTGGCCCGAACCATTTCGCTCTTACAGGAGAAGAAAGGCTCGCTCTTAGAGCTGGTTTTGCCCGTTTTGCTGGTTTGTGTGCTCATTGCCCCCTCCGATTTATCTAGCGCGCTGGTCCTTTTCTTTACCTGCATTTTATTGATGTTTATCGGTCGGGTAGAAATTCGCAGCCTGATTTCTTTGGTCATGCTGGGCGTGGGCCTTTTTGCCATGCTCGTTATTCTCTCCGATTTTGTCGATTGGATCCGTGTAGATACTTGGGTGAGCCGCTTGCGTAGCTTTATGGATGGCTCGGGCTCTGGCGATGTCTTTCAGGTAGAACAGGCCAAAATGGCTATTGCTCGCGGAGGCTTTTTTGGTGTGGGCCCTGGCAATGGGGTGCAAGCGCACTTTTTGCCCCACTCCTACTCCGATTATATTTATTGTATTATCATTGAGGAATACGGCATCATTGGGGGCATCTTTGTGGTTGCGCTCTATTTGGCCCTCCTCTATCGTACGATCAGAATGGTGCACCGCAGCCCAAAAACCTTCGGTGCGATGCTGGCCTTTGGCCTCTGCGCAAGTATGGTCATTCAGGCTTTTGCCCATATGGCCGTAAATGTAAACTTGATGCCCGTAACGGGACTTACGCTCCCCTTTGTGAGTATGGGGGGAACCTCCCTGATGTTTACGGGGCTCTCTTTTGGCGTAATGCTGAGCGTGAGCCGAAATATTGAAAAAAATCAACCGAAGAAAGAAGCAAAAGAAGAAGCAGCTTAA
- the murD gene encoding UDP-N-acetylmuramoyl-L-alanine--D-glutamate ligase has product MLEQVVVLGAGESGLGAALLAQKKGGNVFVSDAGSIRADRADILRAAGIPFEQGGHSEERILAAQLIIKSPGIPDTAPLIQKASAAGIPIWDEIELAARYSSAKVIGITGSNGKTTTTALLYHLLKTAGYAVGLGGNIGQSWAMQLAQGQDDEYMVLELSSFQLDRCYELAPELMILTNVSPDHLDRYGYEMDNYLASKLRLIQNKTAEQPFIYPKEDPYIPAGLKRYYQGPTANCLAQDWPELNAKELWVEDWAFVQDQLPLVGRHNLMNMKMALQAVKCLGMSQEMAQKGLDSFENHPHRLEKVMVLGGVQYINDSKATNVEAVYYALEAMQAPTVWIVGGVDKGNDYSSLFPFIGQPVKAIVCLGVDNRPIRAAFAAKTDYIVEAASMAEAIKLASLYAQAGDNILLSPACASFDLFKNYIDRGDQFKAILEEQRQLLEKGHNMEMNLTLNRNKK; this is encoded by the coding sequence AGACCGAGCAGATATTTTACGGGCTGCGGGTATTCCCTTTGAGCAGGGCGGACATAGCGAAGAGCGCATTTTGGCGGCTCAACTCATTATTAAAAGTCCGGGGATTCCAGATACGGCCCCTTTGATTCAAAAAGCCAGTGCTGCGGGCATTCCCATTTGGGATGAGATTGAGCTAGCGGCCCGTTATAGCTCGGCCAAAGTGATTGGCATTACGGGCAGCAATGGAAAAACGACCACCACGGCCCTACTTTATCATTTGCTCAAAACGGCGGGATATGCTGTGGGCTTAGGGGGTAATATTGGTCAAAGTTGGGCCATGCAATTGGCCCAAGGCCAAGATGATGAATATATGGTGCTAGAGCTGAGCAGTTTTCAGCTCGACCGCTGTTATGAGTTGGCCCCAGAACTGATGATTTTGACCAATGTCAGTCCCGATCATTTGGATCGTTATGGCTATGAGATGGATAATTATCTGGCTTCCAAGTTGCGCCTCATTCAAAATAAAACAGCCGAGCAGCCTTTTATCTATCCCAAAGAAGATCCTTATATTCCCGCTGGTTTAAAGCGCTATTATCAGGGACCTACGGCCAATTGCTTGGCCCAAGATTGGCCCGAACTAAACGCCAAAGAGCTATGGGTAGAAGATTGGGCCTTTGTCCAAGATCAACTTCCTTTGGTGGGCCGCCACAACCTGATGAACATGAAAATGGCTTTGCAAGCCGTCAAATGCCTGGGGATGTCTCAGGAAATGGCCCAAAAAGGTCTCGATAGCTTTGAAAACCACCCCCACCGCTTGGAAAAAGTGATGGTTTTGGGTGGCGTTCAATATATCAATGATAGTAAGGCCACCAATGTGGAAGCGGTTTATTACGCCCTAGAAGCTATGCAAGCGCCTACGGTTTGGATTGTTGGCGGAGTGGATAAGGGCAATGATTATAGTAGCCTTTTCCCCTTCATTGGGCAGCCCGTAAAAGCTATTGTTTGTTTGGGGGTAGATAATCGCCCAATTAGGGCCGCCTTTGCTGCCAAAACTGACTATATTGTGGAGGCTGCCTCTATGGCAGAGGCCATAAAACTGGCCAGCCTCTATGCCCAAGCTGGAGATAATATTCTATTGTCGCCCGCCTGCGCTAGCTTCGACCTATTCAAAAACTATATCGATCGTGGCGATCAATTTAAGGCCATTTTGGAAGAGCAACGCCAACTCTTGGAAAAAGGCCATAATATGGAAATGAATCTAACCCTCAATCGAAATAAAAAATAG